Proteins co-encoded in one Montipora capricornis isolate CH-2021 unplaced genomic scaffold, ASM3666992v2 scaffold_506, whole genome shotgun sequence genomic window:
- the LOC138036861 gene encoding uncharacterized protein has protein sequence MQPTGATQRRFRFGITNHSPDNCKYKDFECHRCHQKGHLRSECRNTKPPRSKAEGRQHVRLADQDAAEETPLGGEDQFFESIFNLDGAQSSASQNSGMATSAVKVPVLIENTEFLMEVDTGAAASILGYSDDERPFKHFALRPVQRTFHAYTGTHLDVVGQILVDVEHNGQRATLPLLVVCAESYAPPLLGRSLLTKIRLDWSTPFSPPSQVSVDQDNDVLVERLREQYREIFKPEPRDCKGCQGKTLP, from the coding sequence atgcaGCCCACGGGAGCGACACAACGTCGTTTTCGCTTTGGAATCACCAATCATTCTCCGGACAATTGCAAATACAAGGATTTTGAATGTCATCGATGCCACCAAAAGGGGCATTTGCGGTCCGAGTGTCGCAACACGAAGCCACCACGCTCAAAAGCCGAGGGAAGACAACATGTTCGGCTCGCTGATCAGGACGCAGCAGAGGAGACGCCACTGGGCGGTGAAGATCAATTCTTTGAATCTATTTTCAATCTGGATGGCGCACAGTCCTCTGCGTCCCAGAACTCAGGTATGGCTACATCAGCAGTTAAGGTTCCTGTCCTGATCGAGAATACTGAATTTCTGATGGAAGTGGATACCGGAGCAGCGGCATCAATCCTGGGCTACTCAGATGACGAACGGCCTTTCAAACATTTCGCTCTCAGGCCAGTTCAAAGAACGTTTCATGCTTATACTGGCACACACTTGGATGTTGTAGGGCAGATTCTGGTCGATGTAGAGCACAATGGTCAACGTGCAACATTGCCCTTGCTTGTAGTGTGCGCGGAGAGTTATGCTCCTCCGTTGCTTGGGAGATCCTTGTTAACAAAGATCCGGCTTGACTGGTCAACGCCCTTCTCGCCTCCAAGTCAAGTTTCGGTTGATCAGGATAACGATGTACTGGTCGAACGCCTGAGGGAACAGTACAGGGAGATATTCAAGCCTGAGCCCAGGGACTGTAAAGGGTGTCAAGGCAAAACTCTACCTTAA
- the LOC138036862 gene encoding tigger transposable element-derived protein 6-like codes for MVTILTRLNNRLKREEGHIILFLDNAPCHPPTLTDMFSNIKVAFLLKNTTSRTQPLDAGIIKVWKIYYKRKLLRHIVSQVDGEHSASEIVKSVNLLMAVRWMVNAWDEVKCDVMCFRHVGMYPSAMDLDEDDDDPFAGEELLDLEALVQKMSKKDPADPDWRETLRDEVITTHSNSNKTEIATDSDSDDSSDDAPLPIPAVQTVKGALDLVRQIAEFADYRSCEELSTTVTKVSEILVDMRLKSQKQSSILDFVGLIMGSLTFVSRGLFWNNIEASLKILLFHKSKCSLKKSLITSY; via the exons ATGGTTACTATCCTTACCAGGTTGAACAACCGTCTGAAAAGAGAGGAAGGACATATTATTCTTTTCTTAGACAATGCACCATGTCATCCACCCACGCTGACAGACATGTTCTCCAACATTAAAGTGGCCTTTCTACTAAAGAACACCACATCGCGCACGCAGCCCCTGGATGCAGGTATAATCAAGGTGTGGAAGATCTACTACAAACGGAAGTTGCTGCGGCATATCGTTAGTCAAGTTGATGGAGAACACTCTGCCAGCGAGATAGTAAAGTCTGTGAACCTCCTAATGGCAGTGCGATGGATGGTAAATGCGTGGGACGAAGTCAAGTGCGATGTAATGTGTTTCAGACATGTTGGAATGTACCCCTCAGCCATGGATTtggatgaagatgacgatgaccCGTTTGCCGGCGAGGAGTTACTAGACCTTGAAGCCCTGGTGCAGAAGATGTCTAAGAAAG ATCCCGCCGACCCTGACTGGAGGGAGACCCTACGAGATGAGGTTATCACTACTCACTCAAACAGCAACAAGACGGAAATAGCAACTGATTCCGACAGTGATGATAGCAGTGACGATGCTCCCTTACCAATCCCAGCGGTGCAAACAGTTAAAGGAGCACTTGATCTCGTGCGTCAGATCGCTGAGTTTGCAGATTACCGGAGTTGCGAGGAGTTGTCCACTACAGTCACGAAAGTGTCTGAAATCCTTGTTGACATGAGGCTTAAGTCACAGAAGCAATCGAGCATTCTAGATTTTGTGGGACTAATTATGGGAAGTTTAACATTCGTTTCAAGGGGGCTGTTTTGGAATAATATTGAGGCGTCTTTAAAAATTCTTCTCTTTCACAAATCTAAATGTTCCCTTAAAAAGTCTCTTATTACGTCATATTAA
- the LOC138036863 gene encoding uncharacterized protein, whose translation MKTLLIFVAICQIVGKTMSQQCPAFESEVSILGWMLQGHVYQTMVANIGLYCLSACLKDDRCQSFNFVISLHICEFSDRTKEARREDFIPNADRYYFRKYMNRAPLGSISELAAESCKEIKMSEGRAPNGKYWMSSIIPGIPVLAFCDMETEDVDECTASAHVCHVNAICSNSIGSYRCSCKPGFAGDGKICRDVDECTASAPVCHVNAICSNSIGSYRCSCKPRFAGDGKICRDCSVKTTQEVNAAIFHSSTVERFTKLVLLRTITGLGVQQRPIMISMVNGETAY comes from the exons atgaaaacgctcttgatttttgttgccatttGTCAAATTGTCGGTAAAACTATGTCTCAACAATGTCCTGCATTTGAATCGGAGGTGTCCATCTTGGGATGGATGTTGCAAGGACACGTCTATCAAACAATGGTGGCCAATATCGGACTTTATTGCCTTTCGGCCTGCCTCAAAGATGATCGTTGCCAAAGCTTCAACTTCGTGATCTCTCTCCATATCTGCGAATTCAGTGATCGCACCAAGGAAGCCAGACGTGAAGATTTTATTCCTAATGCAGACAGAtattatttcagaaaatacatgAACAGAG CTCCACTAGGCTCCATCTCTGAACTGGCAGCCGAATCCTGCAAGGAAATTAAGATGAGTGAAGGAAGAGCGCCCAACGGCAAATACTGGATGTCTTCAATAATACCAGGGATTCCAGTTCTTGCATTTTGCGATATGGAAACCGAAG ATGTTGATGAATGCACTGCTTCCGCACATGTATGCCATGTAAATGCCATATGCAGCAACAGTATTGGTTCCTACCGTTGCTCTTGCAAGCCCGGATTCGCTGGGGACGGAAAAATTTGCAGAG ATGTTGATGAATGCACTGCTTCCGCACCTGTATGCCATGTAAATGCCATATGCAGCAACAGTATTGGTTCCTACCGTTGCTCTTGCAAGCCCAGATTCGCTGGGGACGGAAAAATTTGCAGAG ACTGCAGTGTAAAGACGACACAGGAGGTAAATGctgccattttccattcatctACCGTGGAAAGGTTTACGAAACTTGTACTACTAAGGACCATCACAGGCCTTGGTGTTCAACAACGGCCAATTATGATCAGCATGGTCAATGGGGAAACTGCTTACTAA